A single genomic interval of Arachis duranensis cultivar V14167 chromosome 7, aradu.V14167.gnm2.J7QH, whole genome shotgun sequence harbors:
- the LOC107459535 gene encoding pentatricopeptide repeat-containing protein At1g52620-like — MSKAILARIKPRNRPKATTFTPTRFSPCIHNLVIDAVRILATHAQWQDSLESRFAESEVLVSDVAHFVLDRIHDPELGLKFFDWANSRPFSCSLDGFAYSSLLKLLARFRVFSEIELVLDSMKVGNLKPTHEALNSLIRAYGDSGMVDAALRLFYTVREMHGCFPSVVASNSLLNCLVKRGNVEVARKLYDEMLVTDGGTGKVVDNYSTGIVVKGLCDFGKVEEGRRLIVDRWGKGCVPHVVFYNMIIDGYCKKGDLQGATRVFKELKLKGFLPTLETYGAMINSLCKEGDFVTIDQLMKEMVERGLSVNIQVYNNIIDAQYKHGLVAKVAETMRRMAEMDCKPDITTYNIMLNFSCRVGRIKEADELLERAIERGLMPNKFSYTPLMHAYCRKGDYVKASNMLFKFAETGEKPDVVSYGAFIHGAVAAGEIDVALMVRVKMMERGVIADAQIYNVLMSGLCKKGNFPAAKLLLSEMLDRNVQPDAYVYATLVDGLIRNGELDEARKLFEVIITKGIDPGIVGYNAMIKGFCKFGKMVDALSCLNRMKNARHAPDEYTYSTFIDGYVKQHDLQSALKMFGQMVKQKLKPNVVTYTSLINGFCNIADLGRAEKVFAAMQSFSLQPNVVTYTILIGGFCKTAKLEKAATYFELMLTNSCLPNDTTFHYLINGLTNNTNALVLVEKNESDKDCRTLLLDFFAVMISDGWSPVIAAYDSIIICLCKHGMFDTAQLLQTKMQSKGFPMDPVCFSALLHGLCQKGKSKEWRNTITCDISKIDLQTAVTYSLILDKYLGQGMHSEASVILQTLIDDSRASEHPAEHDLKVIVR; from the coding sequence ATGTCAAAGGCCATCCTCGCTCGAATCAAACCCCGTAACCGCCCCAAAGCCACCACCTTTACGCCGACCCGCTTCAGTCCCTGCATCCACAACCTCGTTATTGACGCCGTTCGAATACTGGCAACCCACGCCCAATGGCAGGACTCCCTCGAGTCTCGCTTTGCAGAATCCGAGGTTCTAGTTTCGGACGTTGCCCATTTCGTTCTAGACCGAATACACGACCCCGAACTGGGTTTGAAGTTCTTCGACTGGGCTAACTCGAGACCCTTTTCTTGTTCCCTCGATGGCTTTGCTTATTCCTCTCTTCttaagctcttggcaagattcAGAGTGTTCTCCGAGATCGAGCTGGTTCTGGACAGCATGAAAGTTGGAAACTTGAAGCCTACCCATGAAGCTTTGAACTCTCTGATTCGAGCCTATGGAGATTCTGGGATGGTTGATGCTGCCCTACGGTTATTCTATACAGTGCGGGAAATGCATGGTTGTTTTCCCAGTGTTGTCGCTTCTAATTCGTTGCTGAATTGTTTGGTCAAAAGGGGGAACGTTGAGGTTGCAAGGAAGCTGTATGATGAAATGCTTGTGACAGATGGTGGCACTGGTAAGGTTGTGGATAACTATAGCACCGGGATAGTGGTTAAGGGTCTATGCGACTTTGGGAAGGTTGAGGAAGGTAGAAGGTTGATTGTAGATAGATGGGGGAAGGGTTGTGTGCCCCATGTTGTGTTCTACAATATGATTATTGATGGGTATTGCAAGAAGGGTGATCTCCAAGGTGCAACTAGAGTTTTCAAGGAACTGAAATTGAAGGGATTTTTGCCAACGTTAGAAACTTATGGTGCTATGATTAACAGTTTATGCAAGGAAGGGGATTTCGTGACAATTGATCAACTTATGAAAgaaatggttgagaggggattgAGTGTGAATATTCAAgtgtataataatattattgatgcTCAATACAAGCACGGTCTGGTGGCAAAAGTAGCTGAGACAATGAGaaggatggctgagatggactGTAAGCCGGATATTACTACGTACAATATTATGCTTAACTTTTCGTGTAGAGTTGGAAGGATCAAGGAAGCTGATGAACTTTTAGAGAGGGCAATAGAAAGGGGATTAATGCCTAACAAGTTTAGTTATACACCTCTTATGCATGCTTATTGCAGAAAAGGGGATTATGTTAAGGCATCAAATATGCTTTTTAAGTTTGCCGAAACAGGAGAAAAACCAGATGTGGTTTCGTATGGAGCTTTTATCCATGGAGCCGTTGCTGCTGGGGAAATTGATGTTGCACTTATGGTACGGGTTAAGATGATGGAAAGGGGAGTAATTGCTGATGCCCAAATTTACAATGTCCTGATGAGTGGCCTCTGCAAGAAAGGGAATTTTCCTGCTGCCAAATTGCTACTTTCAGAAATGCTTGACCGAAATGTTCAACCAGATGCATATGTTTATGCCACCTTGGTAGATGGATTAATTAGGAATGGTGAACTTGATGAGGCAAGAAAGCTTTTTGAAGTCATAATTACAAAGGGTATAGACCCCGGTATTGTTGGGTACAATGCCATGATTAAAGGTTTTTGTAAATTCGGAAAGATGGTAGATGCTCTCTCATGCTTGAATAGGATGAAAAATGCACGTCATGCTCCAGATGAATACACTTATTCCACATTTATAGATGGGTATGTGAAGCAGCATGACTTGCAAAGTGCACTCAAGATGTTTGGGCAGATGGTGAAACAGAAGCTCAAGCCAAATGTGGTCACCTACACGTCCTTGATCAACGGATTCTGCAATATAGCAGATTTGGGCAGAGCTGAAAAAGTTTTCGCAGCGATGCAATCTTTCAGTTTGCAGCCTAATGTTGTCACATACACTATACTTATAGGGGGATTTTGCAAGACCGCTAAACTTGAAAAGGCAGCAACATATTTTGAACTTATGCTGACAAATAGTTGTCTCCCAAATGACACTACGTTCCATTATCTGATAAATGGTTTGACAAATAATACAAACGCACTGGTTCTTGTTGAGAAAAATGAGTCTGACAAAGATTGCAGAACCTTGCTATTGGATTTCTTTGCAGTGATGATATCGGATGGATGGAGCCCTGTGATTGCTGCTTATGATTccattattatttgtctttgtaAGCATGGAATGTTTGACACTGCTCAGTTATTGCAAACAAAGATGCAGAGTAAGGGGTTTCCTATGGATCCTGTATGTTTCAGCGCTCTGCTACATGGGTTATGCCAGAAAGGTAAATCAAAAGAGTGGAGAAATACTATAACTTGCGACATAAGTAAGATTGACCTACAAACTGCTGTTACGTATTCCCTGATATTAGACAAATACTTGGGTCAAGGTATGCATTCAGAGGCTTCGGTTATTTTGCAGACCTTGATTGATGACTCCAGGGCTTCTGAGCATCCTGCAGAACATGATCTAAAGGTTATAGTAAGATAG